In Oncorhynchus masou masou isolate Uvic2021 chromosome 28, UVic_Omas_1.1, whole genome shotgun sequence, the DNA window GATAGCTGTTGTGGTTCCTAAACCTACTATATAATATCTCCTACTCTGTGTATGTGATATGGGCCCACCCCAGGAAACGCAGTACAGAGCTGCTTCGCCTGATCGACCTGGACTACTCCATCACCTTCTCCCTCCTGGATCTGCCCCCTGTCAATGAATATGACATGTACATCAAAAACTTTGGAACAACAAACACAAAACAGGTTTGTCTATGCTTAACAGACCTGGGTACAAATACTATtcaaaatcatttcaaatactttatttGGGCTtcattgagcttgcctggcgcaaaggaaccaatagaatagtttCAAAATAGTGCAAACGCCACCCGTCTGGTACTCCAGACAGGCTACCgtaaaagatttcaaatagtatctgAATCCTGGTCTGCTCGTTAATGACATCATTGTGGCAGTAAGCTTGCTTGTCTTTTTATTCATATCTAAGTGATAAACCCAACTCAATGCATCCTCACTTTCCAGGCTTACGTCCAGTGCAACGAGGACAATACTGATCGCGACATTCAAACGGAGGAGATCGAGAAGAGCGAGAAGTGGACACAGCATCCTGCGGAGAGGAACGTAGGCTGTGGAGGTGAGGAAACGTGCACTGTGATCTGTATTCTATCAAATCTATGACTACATCCAaaatagcaccctactccctttaTAGGGCAACTACGGTTGACCAGagcaagtagtgcactatgttgggaaTGTTTTGCCATTTGGAATGTGTTTTATTCCCACGTTGCAACAGGTCCTAAACTTTCCCACGAGGCGTCTGATGAATCTGTGACCAAACTGAGCATCGATTCACAGCGCCTAGCAACATTTCTGCGCTCAGCTTCACAGGTATAGCCTATGATGCTACATTTTTCTCAGAATCAAAGTAACCTTTTTGTCGTCGCTATATTGCAAATTTTCCCTCTTCTTGCCGTTACTAGTGCTTTGTGCTCTCTGTTTTGCTGTTATTAGGTGGTTGCGGTACTGTTGGAAGAGGATAGGGCTGAGAAGCAATCACTGAAGAAGCTGAGGACTCAAGCAGACACTCTCTCTTTCAGCGACGGGTGTTTACAGCTCAATACCAAGCTTCCATTTCTATATGGCAAGTTACCTGACACCCAGTTATAATGTTCGTACTTTGTGTTCAGCCATTCACATTGCTGTCATTGCAGTGTAGAACAGTCCCTAATTAGCTCATGCCATGCACTATCATTCAGCAACTTGGGTCTTGCCACTGTCCTGAACTGAAGGTCTGGCCCGTGTTCCCAAAGGCAGCACCCATAACAACCAATGCTATTTTTGCCATGTTTGTATATGAGCTAGTTTGTCTCGGTCCTGTTGTTTTCCCTGCTTGCAGGTCGTCAGATCAGCCTGGTTCAATTCTCCCAGGTGCAGAGGCAGACCATGCTGTCCGTGCACAACCCATCAGCCAAGCCCAGCGCCGTGCGGCTCGACAGCAAGACCATCATCTGTATCTGGAACATCTGGGAGCCCTCCCGCCCACAGAAGATTCTTGTCTACGAGTCCGAGGTGCCACTAAACCACTGCAACTCAGAGAGGCGTTTTAGATGGGGattcccaaaattcccaggttttccagaaatcccttTTTGGAAGATTCCCGGAATAAGCAGGGAACCgcaaccaggatttctgggaaATCTGAGAATTTGAGGGCATTTACTGGAATTTTGATGGGCGTTATCAACGATGATGTGTTTGAAGGGCTACACTACCCATGTGTTTCTGGTTGGCATCAGCATTAGTGGAAACAAGACTACAACTATCTGATTTTACCCTTCAGGTGCAATGCTGTTGCTTCAGCCCTGGTAAAGCCACGCTGGTGTTTGCGGGCACGTCTGTGGGTTCTGTAGTCTTGTGGGACTTGAGGGAGCACGCCAGTGCCCATTACACTTTAAGAATAGGGGAGAATGACTGGACTCTCCGCCACCCAACCTTCTCCACAGGTCAGCAATCAAAAGATTTTTCCTCTGGCTGTTTTTTTCTTCTAAGTTTCATGCTTTTATGAAAAGTTTCAGGTTTTTTTTGCGCCGGGACTACTCATCTTTTCTGTTTATTATTGTATTGCATGTACGATATACATCAAGGCAGGCATTTTGATTTGGATGACACCCATATGCAAATACTTAATCTACTCTTTAATATGTACTCTAAGAATATCTTCTTGAACTGAGAGAGATGCGCATCAACTCCTAGTTTCCAGGAGCGTCATCTCCTGTTTTTGAGTAGGTTAATGTCACCTCCTCTGTCACCCTGTCATCAGATGCCGTGCTGGCAGCGTCGGGCCACATGTCCTCAGTGAGCTCTGTGGAGGCCGTCCCTGCCACCGTGGCTGAGGGCCTGAGGCCAGAGCTTCCCCTTTTGGCTTCTGACGAAGGTACTCCAACTGGACTTGGTGTGCCTCCCAATTATATCTTCTTTTTCCTGAAGTGTGCATTCGTTTACTACTTTCCACAAGTCTAAAAGCCTTGGATTGGTGCAGGCAGGGGCTAGTTGGAGTTTTCACCAtaaacaagtgcacactttgggagtAAGGAAAGAGAATTGAGACATTGGTCTATGAGAAACACACAATCATAGTAGCATTTGTTTTATTTATGGTGAGCTAAAGTCTTCCTTTAATTTCAAACTTAGAGTCATCAGGATTGTCATTCCAGTTGGCTTCTCTTGATGAAAATGGGGTTCTGAATCTATGGGTAAGTGTCTTTAGTATGCTACAATGCCGCCCCATGCTTTTGCATCACCACTATAACTGCTTATACACTAACTGTATAACTAGTCATTTTGAATTCTTGGTTTGGTCTGTTTACTAACCGCACAGACGGATCATTATTGAAGTGTCCTTCTGCAATGCTGTTGTTACCATCTCTGTCCCACAGGTGGTACTGGAGCTCCCTAAAGCCAACGACGCCGGCTCGCACACAGACCTGGGTGTGTCAGTCACGTTTAACATGTTTCCTCCATTACTTTCAATGTTTATTTTTTCTCTCCCACTCAATTGACCCTGGCTGTTTCTCTTGCAGGGCTCCGGCCTGGGGGCAAAGTGAAACTGCTCCACAGCTCCACAGTCCTCACCACCAGCGAGAGGTGAGACTGATAGATATTCAATTCATCACTGCCAGTCAGTGGGCCAAAAATAACCACAACGTGGGCCCCGCGGTACACAACAAGCTTGTTTTTACATGTCGCACGgaaagttgttgttgttgtcagctGACAAGACTGATATGATTCAGTGGTCAAATATGTATCTGTTAACGTGCAGCTGGTGTCGTGTCTTTTTGCCTGGAATCTCGTGAACTACTGATACGACTGGGTATTTATTtcagtctgtctctttctctctctctctccaggtctttGACGCGAGACGCTAAGaaaacaacactgttacagacacTGCTGTTAAAATTTCTGCCTTCTGATTCCAACCATTTTTTCATTGGCACAAATATGGTGAGCAGTATCAAATCAATGAatcatcttctctctctgtttcactgttTGCCATTTTAGACATCCTGGATATGACCAACGTTGTGGATGCGTCTCAAattcttgtaaaaaaaaaaaagtagtgcactgtatagggaatagtgtgccatttgagacccatcccatccagtatgtcCAGGATCATGTGGACAGAATAAACAGAAGTCACACTGTGTCATATGGTATGTATTGGGCAATGTGTGTTGTTCATAGGGTCTTGTGAACCATGGGACCAGTCACGGGTTAAAGGCTCCTCCAAAGTTCTACAGGCCTCAGGTGGTTGGATTCAGACCCGTTGATGTCGCCTCCATTGACTTTTCTCCCTTCGGAGAACCCATATTCCTGGTGAGATCAGTGCTGTTGAGATTGATGTATCTGAGATTCATGTTGTGTGCGTTTGTGCATGCTCGTGTGTATGTGAATGTTTTACGTatgatctgtgtgtgtgcttctctGTGTTCCAGGTGGGCTGTGGAGATGGCAGTGTCAGACTACACACAGTTCTGAGTGAGCAGCCTCTGATGGAATGGACCAGCAGTACAGCAGGGCAGCCAGTGGTGTCAGTACAGTGGGCCCAGACCAGGCCAACAGTCTTCTGTGTTCTGGATGCTGCCTCCTACCTTCACATATGGGACTTGCTGGAGAAAGACTTTGAGCCTGTGATCACTGAAAAGATTGATGCTGACAGGTAATTAATAATGACTCTtacttttttttccttttttttacacacacaaaaaactcTCAATTACAAAATTATTGAATTATGTATTTCAATGTTTGTCAGACGATGGCCCAAGACACAAAATGAAAGCATGCAGAGGGTTCTGTGCAAATAACAACGGATTAGTATGGAAACAACAAAGTGCAGGTGTCATTTGTATAAATACTGCATAACTAATGAAAAGCAGAATGCAGATAAATGGATTTTAGCTAGATGGAATATGAGTGATGTATCCCCCAGTTAGTGATTGGGAgaaggttttttttattttttattcttacATCAATAATACATTTTTATGGTGCCTGATTCatctttctgtttctttctcctCAGGGTAACAGCCATGGCTGTCTTTGGTGACCCTGCAAAGCAGAACACCTATTCAGGAATATCACTGGCAACACAGTCGGGGAAGATAGAAATGCAGTATTTCAGCAAGAGATTGACAGTGCCTGAATCTGCTGACCTGGAGAAACTACAGATCATGATGCAGGAGGCCTTTTGAAGTTATATGTCAGGAGTGTATTCATTTGTGCAAACTGtttaaaatttttttttttttttactgaaactTTTTGCAATGAGTCATAGGGAGTCATAACATATCACTAGTGTTTCTTATTAGACAAATTCAGTTAGTCCCTccccgtttgcttccgtttggttcctagtggATACAACCCAGGGGGCTCACTGTGTTGGATCAAATTTGTTCATACAGTGGTAATCCCAGTCATCTCTAGATCAGTAAAGAGATCAACTTCAGAATGTAAGCAGATATAAATGGACTATCTATTTCTATTACATTCCACATTCAGTTATTTTGTGTATGTGTTATTCTAAATACAGTAGATGCCATAGTGGCATGATATTGAAATACAGTATTGGAATAAAAATAGCTTTGTTTGTGCTTATTTACAAATGAACAACTTTTGCATTTGCATACTGACAATGTCTGTTCTGTGTGTTTTATAGAAAAGAAAAAAATGGACTTGGTGTTTTCTTCCCATCCAAATTACTCAGTGTGATACCAAACATTCAGGGCTAAGCAACATGATGAATGTATAGATGCTACTTTTCATTTTATTGATGTGATGTTAATAACAGTATTTTCTCTATGAGAGAACTATCATTTTTCAAGATTTTTGTTACTTCattaaataaagtatttctcTGTATTTTTTTATGATTCTCTATGCCGTGGTTTGCAAAAGGTTTTTCTGTGGGTAAACTCAGCGCCCCAGATAATACGGCTTTGGGGTAGGCCTAAAATAAATCGAATTCTTCAAATCATTCTAACATCAGAGAGACATGAGTCCAACCAGAACATTTTCACCCAATCAAGTCACCAGTATCCTAGCAACGGATGGTATGCGCTCGGCAATGAAGATTCTCTACAACGTGGGAAGAGTTTTTAGCTACAATATGGTTGTAACTTAACTCGCTGACAACAGTCTTTGGTGTGAGAAAGAACTACTGTTTAGAACTACGGATGCTACCATGGTCACGGTCAGTGGTGTTTTTCTTCTGTTTCATAAATATTGACATCGTTGACGGATTAGATAATGTTTTTGATCAAAATGTCTCATGTCGTTGCCGGTTTGTATAGGCTACATTAGAATGCAATAACATAGAAAAGGTACATAAACATGAACATCTGCTTAGATGATGGAAAACGTAGTAGTTATCTATCATCAAAATGCTACAATTTCAAAGGTGTTGTCTTGAAAAGACAGTTGCCTTGAAAGCAACTGTCTCATCTGGCAAATAGAAACAGGTTGGAGATTGAAATATTTTTTCCCCTCTTCACCAGAAAATATTTCAACTGAGCTTAAAAAAGGCTTAGACTGAGCTTTAGGGTTAAAGACATATGCGAGTGCCAAAGAACCCCAACACCACCCCATCGGAGTTAGAGAGAAAGTGCATGCAAAATATCCATGCTCAACTCAGCAGAGAACACAGACGAGGAGTGCGGCTTGGTGCAGGCCATGGGCATGGCCTCCCCTCCCCTCGCCGACGAAACCGACCTGGACAGGAAGAGCACGCTGCGGGTTACCCCCCGCCCCACAACAGCGGACCAGGAGGGAGCAGTCAGGGCGGTTAGACGCTCATGGGGGTCAGAgttacagagagggagggggaattcTGTGGAGGAGAACACCAAGGGGAAAGCTCGCAGGATGTGGAAGTTCCTCAGCACTGGAATGAAGCAGAATGTGGACAAGGTAAAAAAGATGGCactgtgcgtcccaaatggcatccgaTTCCCTATAGACCATGTATAGTttactatataggcaatagggtgccatttgggacgcatcctctCTCTTCGGTTGGAGGCATTGTTAAATCGGTAGGCGACATGTCTATTTATCCTAACTCTCTATCCCGCTTTCCTAGATAAGAAACTTCGATGTCAAGAGCGCTGTTCTCACCCATGGCCTGCAGCACTTACGTCATTTCCCTTGCAACGACCCTGTGCGCCACATGACCTACGGCAAGGGAGCGGCAGGGTTCATCAGCCTTCACAGGGAAGGCAGGGTCGTTATGTACCACCCAGACGGGCGTCTCCGTGACCTCCCACCCGCCTTTGTCTCTGTCCCCTACATGGGCCTAACCTCCACTCAGCTCCCTGGGCGTCTGGTGGGCTGGGGGCCCGGGGCAAGCCTCAAACTGCTGGACAGTGAGCTGCGCCCCCTAGCCAATGCTCTAGACCCTCTGGATGTGCGGGTTTGCCAGGTCACAGAGCAGTCTCTGGAGCTGGTGACAGCGGGGgcagggaatgtgtgtgtgtggtgcctgACTCACATGGTGTGCCGGGTGAGAGTGACGGAGGGTCTTGGGCGCCACAGCGTTTTTACCCAGCTGGCGTTGGCCCCCCCGGGCCCCGAGAGGCATCACAGGGCCTTCGTCGTGTACGGGAGAGCTGTGGTTGTCGTTGACCTCACTGCTGGGCGTGTTCTGGAGCACAAAAGGAACCTCCACCTacggtagatgtgtgtgtgtgtgtgtgttcatgattGTTGGACAGTGGGCAGTTTTGGGCAAAATGTCACCTCAACTGATCTGCAGACAGAGTGAACATGCCTATTTTCTTCAGGGATATCACTGCACTGGTGTACAGCTTTCATCTTGACTTTGTGGTCACTGCGTCCAAAGATGTTTCCATCAGAGTGTGGGGTCCTGACTGGGGGCTTTGTATGGCGTTCGTAGGACACACTGGTGAGATAACCACTTGGTTGGGGGAAAAAATCTTCCCTATGATTCCAGCTAGTCAAGTCAAGTGCATTCAGGTCACAACACtctttacgtgtgtgtgtgtgtgtgtgtgtgtgtgtgtgtgtgtgtgcgcaggtgtggtgacctctatGGCTTGCTGTCCGGAGTCTGGCCTgctgctctctgcctccctggATGGGACCCTGCGTTGCTGGAGCATGGAGGGGGGGGACCAGGTCCAGTGTTTCCCCATCAAAGGAGGGGAGCCCCCTCTGGGCCTGGGGGGTCCGATGAAAGGGGGCACCTTCTTTACTTTCTCCCAGCAAGGAGTGGACTTCTGGACCATCAGCAGCCTGTATAATCTTCACTGCAGGCTGGGGGGGGACCTGGGTGGCCCCGTGAGACAGATAGTAGTTCCCTCTTGCCCCCTGCCCTACCCCTACCCCACCCGGGTGCTTTGCGTCAGCGGGGATAGTAACGTCATGCTAGTGGCTGCCGAGACGGGGGCGGTCCTAACCTCCTTCGGTACCGGGCAGAGGGTAAGGTGCGCCGATTACTGCTTACACAAAGAGATTCTATTGGTCCTGACGGAGGGCGGATCGTTGATCCGGGCCAGCACGCTGACCAACCCGGCGACATGTGTGGATGAGTGGAATGCACGAGGACAGGGTCCATGGCAGAGGGAGGAGCAGACGGATGGGGAGGGGGATCAGTGGATCGCAAAGCCAGGCCCAGCCTCCTGCATGGTGCTCTACAGCAACATAGCTGACGGACAGAGAGCGCTAGACGAGTGGAAGAGCCTGCAGGAGCAGAGATGCCAGAGACCCACGAACAAGAAACCTCTTCATGATGCCAAGAACCGGTAAGACCCCTCCTGTGTCCCTAATTTAGACTTATGTTGATATTATTAACAGTCCCTTTATATTTAGATCATGAATCCCTCGGTAATTACCCAAACAAGCACTCTATGTTTGAATCTGTTAACTCTGTTTTAATCTGTTACTAAATTAAGACAGGCTGTTGGATGAAGTTTCCCCTAGACGGTGTTCTGTTTAGCATTTTTTGAGGTTAGGATTGGGAGAGGGGTAATCTTGCAAGATTTGAGTTCTGGGTTAACCGAGATTAGGGGAggggaaactgatcctagatctttaTCTAGGGGAAACTTAACCCCGGTGCTCAAAATAGTGTGCCAACCATCCAAAGTAATGATATGTTATGACTCCCTTATGACTACCCCTGGGACAGGTTCTTGGTAATGCTGGGGCACAATGGTGGCTGTGTGAGTGTGCTTATGCTGGATACAGGAAAGGTGCAGTACAAGACCCCCGCACACAACGGCCAGAAAATCACCTCCCTGCAGGCAGACCCTGAGAACAGCTACCTACTCACAGCTGGTATGCAGCACTCTATTGGCTCTAtgggatgatggtggtggtggtggtgatgacggtggtggtgttgatgatgctggtaatgatgatgattgtggtgatgatgattgtggtaatgatgatgattttggtgatggtggtggtgatgatgatgatgatgatgatgatggtaatgatgatggtgatcaTCATCCCATTCTCTCCCTTTCATCAGGCGAGGATAAGGCAGTGCTGGTCTGGAGGGTGTTTCCCTATGCCCAGGAGTGTCTCAGCCTGCACTTGAACCTTTTCTGTGGGCATCCTCCGCTCTACTTGACCCTGTTGGGGCCTCTGCTGGCCCTAGCCTTCCAGGATCCCGATAGCGCCACCTATAGCCTGGTGCACTTCAGCCTGCTCAACCAGAGTCGCACTGACCATCCGCCCAGTGAGGACCATCTGGACTGCATTACGGgtgagacagtaacagaagataCCGTTAAACAATATACTGTGTTTTAGATACTATAGATCTGGGGCCGTATGaaacgtctcagagtaggagtgctgatctaggatcaggtcaacATTgcccatgtaatcttattcattgtaTTAACAGTTGATGTTACTCTTCAATTATacagaccccaaagcaaatcagggggagaaaaataggtttattcaaagAGGACAAATCATAGAGGTTATGCTGAAATGTAGATGttcattctcccctgtcctcagtgattctctccacagaacaaagaggatgtagttttatacccccaaccctaacctgtggttgaccaattagaattcctgGCAATAAAATTGGGCCAATGACCAGATAACGTGTATCCCATTACAGGCCCGATATATAGACAATTTGGACCAATGAGAACTTGCCATGTAGCTATGAGTCCCGGACTGAAATTCCTCCCATGCTCTGATCCATTAATaattaataaatcaaatcaatcaaaatcaaatcaaaatcaaattaataattccctattacagaaaaaacattatttccattgatcattaatTCCCTCTTGACCTTTAGtcctctgcgttgtgtatttattTTCAAAATATTCTTGCAATTGTAATCTAaaatgcaaaactgatcctaaatcagcactcctactctgacacACTTAATACATATGGCCCCTGAGACACTCAACAAGTTAATGTACCTCAAGCTATActgaatataaatgcaacatgcaacaatttcaaggattttactgagttacagttcatataaggaaatctgtcaattgaaataaattcattacgccctaatctatggatttcacatgaattgGCAGTGGCGCAGCCATGGTGGGCGTGTCCAccggggagccaggcccagccagtcaGAATGAATTTTCCCCAGAAAAGGAAttgttacagacagaaatactcctcaattTCATCAGGTGTCCTAGTTGCtgtcagacgatcccgcaggtgaagaagccagatgtggaggtcctgggctggcgtggttacacgtggtctgcgggttgtgaggccggttggacgtactgccaaattctctaaaactacatTGTGGCAGAGAACTTAACATTAAatactctggcaacagctctggtggacggacattcctacagtcaacatgccaattgcacgctccctcaaaacttgagatatctgtggcattgtgttgtgtgacaaaactgcacattttagagtggccttttattgtccccagcacaaggtggatctctgtaatgatcatgctgtttaatcatcttcttgatatggcACACCTGTCAGATGGGTGAATTATTTTGGCAAggcagaaatgctcactaacagggatgtaaacaaatttgtgcacaaaatttgagagaaatatgctttttgtgcgtgtggaacatttctgggatcttttatttcagctcatgaaacatgggaccaacactttacatttacgtgtatatttttgttcagcaggTGATCCTCGgacaagttttttttaaatgtctttgtgtgtgtgtgtgtgtgtgtgtgtgtgtgtgtgtgtgtgtgtgtgtgtgtgtgtgtgtgtgtgtgtgtgtgtgtgtgtgtgtgtgtgtgtgcgtgtgtgtgtgtgtgtgtgtgtgagtgcagggCTCTGTGTGTGCCATCAGCTCCGAGTGTTTGCCTCCAGCAGTCAGGATGGAACTGTTCGCATCTGGGATGAAGATAACCGCCTCCTCAGGTcagtcaatgtgtttgtgtgtgtccctaATGGGGGAAAACATTTACAATTCACATGTGAACACGTGAAGTGTTCAtcttatgtgaagttaatgtgaaTACATGAAAATACACATGTGAAAACGTGATCATATGGGAAGAGTTCCAAAAGCACCtaatcacatgatttcacatgtaaTTATCCAGatgtgaaatcatgtggtttttctgtaaggggtgtgtgtgtgttagtcattTCTGCGGTCCTTGTCCCTCTAAGAACCCTCCAGCTGAGTGCAGAGCCTGAGTGTCTGGCCTACAGTGGGCAGAGGGGAGATCTGCTCCTAGGCATCAGAGGGGACCTGTATAGGATCCGCTGCGCCCACCTGCTGCCACATGACTTCCAGCTACGGGTA includes these proteins:
- the dync2i1 gene encoding cytoplasmic dynein 2 intermediate chain 1 isoform X2, coding for MPTDKGGGHDEESSSSRRRDDERRHRTGESVERRHRDPEREARREREKNRERDGTRERTKPRDTEKDRHQDRRKDGSRDRMGEKEERDKERSRAQDRVIKGTENVKYRNGDRDSRDKMHDREEKENRDRERVKARERDTERTRERERDALRKSDRDKEKGKNKESETGERDRERKSDRERKRNEERAEGGRDRDREHDREKRDRHKEREYLKESERYKDRSQKDKERKERHTDKEHSGQKEEREYMEQHRKEKEERERRHKERAQHDTGESRRHDGESREVESERVHRELKGSDREREGKRDKHRERRHRQVAGPERDPTERTSAKKSSSSSDLRVHKDKTGPVKTKEVVMRSESAWRSSQKQLSDTEEPVEIAEAPAEDRGYDEAQDYEEDFEDYEEDFEDVDDSEGEDEKQTRSHEEREAREEISSQRREEIEAIQRAMDEENERVGSAQPRLSTEEDDRPKRSRDSETPQSKVSQHGRFMDFVAAKHREVSKKVASKQKKRSTELLRLIDLDYSITFSLLDLPPVNEYDMYIKNFGTTNTKQAYVQCNEDNTDRDIQTEEIEKSEKWTQHPAERNVGCGGPKLSHEASDESVTKLSIDSQRLATFLRSASQVVAVLLEEDRAEKQSLKKLRTQADTLSFSDGCLQLNTKLPFLYGRQISLVQFSQVQRQTMLSVHNPSAKPSAVRLDSKTIICIWNIWEPSRPQKILVYESEVQCCCFSPGKATLVFAGTSVGSVVLWDLREHASAHYTLRIGENDWTLRHPTFSTDAVLAASGHMSSVSSVEAVPATVAEGLRPELPLLASDEESSGLSFQLASLDENGVLNLWVVLELPKANDAGSHTDLGLRPGGKVKLLHSSTVLTTSERSLTRDAKKTTLLQTLLLKFLPSDSNHFFIGTNMGLVNHGTSHGLKAPPKFYRPQVVGFRPVDVASIDFSPFGEPIFLVGCGDGSVRLHTVLSEQPLMEWTSSTAGQPVVSVQWAQTRPTVFCVLDAASYLHIWDLLEKDFEPVITEKIDADRVTAMAVFGDPAKQNTYSGISLATQSGKIEMQYFSKRLTVPESADLEKLQIMMQEAF
- the dync2i1 gene encoding cytoplasmic dynein 2 intermediate chain 1 isoform X4; this translates as MPTDKKITKEDTWKSDDLRRHIRGGGHDEESSSSRRRDDERRHRTGESVERRHRDPEREARREREKNRERDGTRERTKPRDTEKDRHQDRRKDGSRDRMGEKEERDKERSRAQDRVIKGTENVKYRNGDRDSRDKMHDREEKENRDRERVKARERDTERTRERERDALRKSDRDKEKGKNKESETGERDRERKSDRERKRNEERAEGGRDRDREHDREKRDRHKEREYLKESERYKDRSQKDKERKERHTDKEHSGQKEEREYMEQHRKEKEERERRHKERAQHDTGESRRHDGESREVESERVHRELKGSDREREGKRDKHRERRHRQVAGPERDPTERTSAKKSSSSSDLRVHKDKTGPVKTKEVVMRSESAWRSSQKQLSDTEEPVEIAEAPAEDRGYDEAQDYEEDFEDYEEDFEDVDDSEGEDEKQTRSHEEREAREEISSQRREEIEAIQRAMDEENERVGSAQPRLSTEEDDRPKRSRDSETPQSKVSQHGRFMDFVAAKHREVSKKVASKQKKRSTELLRLIDLDYSITFSLLDLPPVNEYDMYIKNFGTTNTKQAYVQCNEDNTDRDIQTEEIEKSEKWTQHPAERNVGCGGPKLSHEASDESVTKLSIDSQRLATFLRSASQVVAVLLEEDRAEKQSLKKLRTQADTLSFSDGCLQLNTKLPFLYGRQISLVQFSQVQRQTMLSVHNPSAKPSAVRLDSKTIICIWNIWEPSRPQKILVYESEVQCCCFSPGKATLVFAGTSVGSVVLWDLREHASAHYTLRIGENDWTLRHPTFSTDAVLAASGHMSSVSSVEAVPATVAEGLRPELPLLASDEESSGLSFQLASLDENGVLNLWVVLELPKANDAGSHTDLGLRPGGKVKLLHSSTVLTTSERSLTRDAKKTTLLQTLLLKFLPSDSNHFFIGTNMGLVNHGTSHGLKAPPKFYRPQVVGFRPVDVASIDFSPFGEPIFLVGCGDGSVRLHTVLSEQPLMEWTSSTAGQPVVSVQWAQTRPTVFCVLDAASYLHIWDLLEKDFEPVITEKIDADRRWPKTQNESMQRVLCK